One window of the Hoplias malabaricus isolate fHopMal1 chromosome Y, fHopMal1.hap1, whole genome shotgun sequence genome contains the following:
- the LOC136678649 gene encoding RING finger and CHY zinc finger domain-containing protein 1-like, translating to MAAEIGCQHYVRSCLLKAPCCGNFYVCRLCHDAEENHQMDRFQVKEVKCAVCSSIQQAQQVCKACGVKFGEYYCDICHLFDINKKQYHCQPCGICRIGPREKYFHCLKCNLCLASDLQGNHKCVENVSRQNCPVCMEDIHTSRIGAHVLPCGHLLHKTCFEDMCRTGAYRCPLCMHSVWNMEEYWEKRDKEIAQSPMPPEYQHTTVKILCNDCQYHCTVPFHVLGMKCSSCGSYNTAQDGGLIQPAEQQPPQQQSQQQHQQQSAEPESETQ from the exons GCTCCCTGCTGTGGAAATTTTTATGTATGTAGACTCTGTCACGATGCTGAAGAGAATCATCAGATGGATCGATTCCAGGTGAAAGAAGTAAAGTGTGCAGTTTGCAGCTCTATTCAGCAG GCTCAGCAAGTGTGTAAAGCCTGTGGAGTCAAGTTTGGTGAATATTACTGCGACATATGTCATCTGTTCGATATAAACAAGAAGCAGTATCACTGCCAGCCCTGTGGAATCTGCAG GATTGGACCTAGAGAGAAGTACTTCCATTGTTTGAAGTGTAATTTATGTTTGGCCAGCGATCTTCAAGGGAACCACAAG tgtGTTGAGAATGTGTCAAGGCAGAATTGCCCTGTCTGTATGGAGGACATCCACACGTCCAGAATTGGAGCTCATGTCCTGCCCTGTGGTCACCTGCTGCACAA gaCTTGCTTTGAAGACATGTGCAGAACTGG AGCGTATCGTTGCCCTCTGTGCATGCACTCTGTTTGGAATATGGAGGAGTACTGGGAGAAGAGAGATAAGGAAATTGCTCAGTCTCCAATGCCTCCAGAATATCAGCATACTACAGTAAAG ATCCTGTGTAATGATtgtcagtatcactgcactGTTCCCTTCCATGTTTTGGGCATGAAGTGCAGCAGCTGTGGCTCCTACAACACAGCACAGGATGGAGGGCTGATACAGCCTGCAGAACAACAACCACCACAGCAACAATCACAACAGCAGCATCAGCAGCAGTCTGCTgagcctgagtcagaaacacaatGA